In a single window of the Candidatus Aminicenantes bacterium genome:
- a CDS encoding replication-associated recombination protein A, which produces MSRSESHVPLAERMRPSGFERLRGQDHLLGKGKILTQLIESGRLVSLIFWGPPGSGKTTLAMMLARHFDLPYSFFSAVLSGIKEVKEVMARAESHRRLYGQPMIIFIDEIHRFNKAQQGAFLPYVERGDIILFGSTTENPSFEVIAPLLSRTKVLLLNALSPEALSLILDDALADEVHGLGRLGRGLDETARAILIEQSNGDARRALNSLELAASLAAGPIIGLEDVREALQKRTLLYDKTGEEHYNLISALHKSLRNSDVQAALYWLARMLAGGEDPLYIARRLVRFASEDVGLADPQALAVTLHAKEAYDFLGTPEGELALAEAVVYLGTAPKSNRVYTALTAVRKDIEEHPHEPVPLSIRNPVTGLMKEIGYGQDYRYAHDEALGTTDMETMPERLRETAFYEPGGMGFEKDVRKRMEWWREAKERIKRGG; this is translated from the coding sequence CCGAACGGATGCGGCCGAGCGGATTCGAGCGCCTTCGCGGCCAGGACCACCTCCTGGGCAAGGGCAAGATCCTGACCCAGCTCATCGAGTCCGGGCGGCTCGTTTCGTTGATTTTCTGGGGCCCTCCCGGCTCGGGCAAGACCACCCTGGCCATGATGCTGGCCCGCCATTTCGACCTGCCCTATTCCTTCTTCAGCGCCGTCCTATCCGGCATCAAGGAGGTCAAGGAGGTCATGGCCCGGGCCGAAAGCCATCGCCGGCTTTACGGCCAGCCGATGATCATCTTCATCGACGAGATCCACCGCTTCAACAAGGCTCAGCAGGGCGCGTTTCTGCCCTATGTCGAAAGGGGCGACATCATCCTGTTCGGATCGACGACGGAGAATCCCTCGTTCGAGGTCATCGCTCCGCTTCTCTCCCGGACCAAAGTCCTCCTGCTCAACGCCCTTTCGCCGGAGGCTCTCTCGCTCATTCTGGACGATGCCCTGGCGGACGAGGTCCACGGCTTGGGGCGGTTGGGGCGCGGGCTGGACGAAACGGCTCGGGCGATTCTGATCGAGCAATCGAACGGCGATGCCCGACGGGCCCTCAACAGCCTCGAGCTGGCGGCCTCGCTGGCCGCGGGGCCGATCATCGGCCTGGAGGACGTCCGCGAAGCCCTGCAGAAAAGGACCTTGCTCTACGATAAGACGGGGGAGGAGCATTACAATCTTATCTCCGCGCTGCATAAGAGCCTGCGCAACAGCGACGTCCAGGCCGCCCTCTATTGGCTGGCCCGGATGCTGGCCGGCGGCGAGGACCCGCTCTACATCGCCCGCCGGCTGGTCCGGTTCGCTTCCGAGGACGTGGGCTTAGCCGACCCGCAGGCCCTGGCCGTGACCCTGCATGCCAAGGAAGCCTATGACTTTCTGGGCACTCCGGAGGGGGAGCTGGCCTTGGCCGAAGCGGTCGTTTATCTGGGAACGGCCCCCAAAAGCAACCGGGTCTATACGGCTCTGACCGCCGTCCGGAAGGATATCGAGGAGCATCCGCATGAGCCCGTGCCCTTGTCGATCCGGAACCCGGTGACGGGCTTGATGAAGGAAATCGGCTATGGCCAGGATTATCGCTATGCCCACGACGAGGCCTTGGGCACAACCGATATGGAGACCATGCCCGAGCGGCTTCGCGAGACGGCGTTCTATGAGCCGGGCGGAATGGGCTTCGAAAAAGACGTCCGCAAGCGGATGGAATGGTGGCGGGAGGCCAAGGAGCGGATCAAGCGGGGCGGCTGA
- the thiF gene encoding sulfur carrier protein ThiS adenylyltransferase ThiF codes for MGHRAESNSMSDLKKSFFLKRDLDVLAALDRSVVGIAGAGGLGSNAAAALARAGVGRLIIADFDVLEASDLNRQYYFVDQIGRPKVEALAENLRRMNPYSKYDIRVVRVDPANVASLFGEADLLIEAFDAADQKQMLVETWLRLFPERPIIVGSGLAGFGDNNALRQRELGRLYIIGDESSECDACSAPMAPRVAAVAAMQANLAVEILAREKGLQGEPACSK; via the coding sequence ATCGGACATCGCGCGGAGAGCAACTCCATGTCCGACCTTAAAAAGAGCTTCTTTCTTAAAAGAGACCTGGATGTGTTGGCCGCGCTCGACCGGTCGGTCGTCGGCATTGCCGGCGCCGGGGGGCTCGGCTCCAACGCCGCCGCCGCGCTGGCCAGGGCGGGGGTGGGTCGGCTGATCATCGCGGACTTCGACGTCCTCGAGGCCTCCGACCTCAACCGCCAATATTATTTCGTCGACCAGATCGGACGGCCTAAGGTTGAGGCCTTGGCCGAGAATCTGCGGCGCATGAACCCGTATTCGAAATACGATATCCGGGTTGTCCGGGTCGACCCGGCCAATGTAGCCTCGCTGTTCGGCGAAGCCGACCTCTTGATCGAAGCCTTCGACGCGGCCGACCAGAAGCAGATGCTGGTCGAGACCTGGCTGCGGCTATTCCCGGAGCGTCCGATCATCGTCGGGTCGGGTCTGGCCGGCTTCGGCGACAACAACGCCTTGCGCCAGCGCGAACTGGGGCGCCTTTACATCATCGGGGACGAGAGCAGCGAATGCGACGCCTGCTCGGCGCCGATGGCTCCGCGCGTCGCCGCGGTCGCGGCCATGCAGGCCAATCTGGCAGTCGAGATTCTGGCCCGGGAGAAAGGGCTTCAAGGAGAACCCGCATGTTCAAAGTGA
- a CDS encoding TonB-dependent receptor codes for MIHSLSPFRSPIRTIAAVLGLAFVLAAGLPALAQQTEKAKEAEKPVRITEEIQVIGQMPRDQPVSTVTRIDFTKLEQNRPLDLAEAIRYAPGVYVTVGNKSEFTLKLRGMDSRRIVLLIDGVPSYEPYYGSFDLKTVAAAGIDTLQITKGPSSVLYGPNTLGGIVNVITRRPGSDPYLTLNAGFGADRTRSGGLDGGFRLGKFSLAGNLGYQGSHGYAYPDAATGEDVTYANTSYQRFNLNAKLFYAPSDTTELMINGNVYTSDYGMPAALGVQSARYWRFKNWDRYGLNAGGFTSLGGDSTLRFRAFAVNYQNTLDQYKDKAFSMRQFESTFDNSVYGAFALADFGLTAKNRLKASLNFQKDIARTQDDINLPFVEYNQGTFSAALEDELRLTGQWRLVGGVSLDVIDKFVGDATSRLNPMLGLKFSPNEALDLHVSASMKSRMPNMRALYSASSGNPDLLGETGTNAELGAVWTKGVFISASLFTYRFKNMIDTYTLPDGTRRYMNVGKAHITGAEIQLQKSIGPLDATLNYTNLDHRNDVDDRPLDALSPHSLNFDLTVRPLVGFRLSVYGMFGSQSSWWDSKAAKVLDIPSYFNLDAVLAYDWKMIQLFVKATNLLNDYFYVEPIFPWRGRFIEFGVKMRAF; via the coding sequence ATGATCCACTCTCTGTCTCCGTTCCGTTCCCCCATCCGGACGATCGCGGCCGTGCTCGGCCTCGCTTTCGTCCTCGCCGCGGGCCTTCCCGCCCTCGCCCAACAGACCGAAAAGGCCAAGGAGGCCGAGAAGCCCGTCCGGATCACCGAAGAGATCCAGGTCATCGGCCAGATGCCCCGCGACCAGCCGGTCTCTACCGTGACCCGGATCGATTTCACCAAGCTCGAACAAAACCGGCCGCTCGACCTGGCCGAAGCCATCCGCTACGCACCCGGCGTCTATGTCACGGTCGGCAACAAGAGCGAGTTCACCCTCAAGCTGAGGGGCATGGACTCGCGCCGCATCGTCCTGCTCATCGACGGAGTCCCGAGCTACGAGCCCTACTACGGCTCGTTCGATCTCAAGACCGTGGCCGCCGCCGGCATCGACACTCTGCAGATCACGAAAGGTCCTTCCTCGGTGCTCTACGGCCCCAACACCCTGGGCGGCATCGTCAACGTCATTACCCGCCGGCCCGGGAGCGATCCGTACCTGACCCTCAACGCGGGATTCGGCGCCGACCGGACCCGGTCCGGCGGCCTTGACGGCGGCTTCCGGCTGGGCAAGTTCTCGCTCGCCGGCAACCTCGGCTACCAAGGCTCGCATGGCTACGCCTACCCCGATGCCGCGACAGGCGAGGACGTAACCTACGCCAATACGAGCTATCAGCGCTTCAACCTGAACGCCAAGCTGTTTTACGCCCCCTCCGACACCACCGAGCTCATGATCAACGGCAACGTTTACACGTCCGATTACGGCATGCCGGCCGCGCTCGGCGTCCAGTCGGCCCGTTATTGGCGGTTCAAGAACTGGGACCGCTATGGCTTGAACGCCGGCGGCTTCACCTCCCTGGGGGGCGACTCGACGCTGCGCTTCCGGGCCTTCGCCGTGAACTACCAGAACACGCTGGACCAGTACAAGGACAAGGCCTTCTCCATGCGGCAGTTCGAAAGCACCTTCGATAATTCGGTTTACGGAGCCTTCGCCCTGGCCGATTTCGGCTTGACCGCTAAGAACCGCCTGAAGGCCAGCTTGAACTTCCAAAAGGATATCGCCCGCACCCAGGACGATATAAACCTGCCCTTCGTCGAATACAACCAAGGGACATTCTCGGCGGCCCTGGAGGACGAGCTCAGGCTAACCGGCCAATGGCGGCTCGTCGGCGGAGTCAGCCTGGACGTTATCGACAAGTTCGTCGGCGACGCGACTTCGCGGCTCAACCCGATGCTGGGCCTGAAGTTCAGCCCGAACGAAGCGCTGGACCTGCATGTCTCGGCCTCGATGAAGTCGCGCATGCCTAACATGCGGGCTCTTTATTCGGCCTCGAGCGGCAACCCCGACCTGCTTGGCGAGACCGGGACCAATGCCGAGCTGGGAGCCGTCTGGACCAAGGGCGTCTTCATCTCGGCCTCTCTCTTCACTTACCGATTCAAGAACATGATCGACACCTATACCCTCCCCGACGGAACCCGCCGCTACATGAACGTCGGGAAGGCCCACATCACGGGCGCCGAAATCCAATTGCAGAAATCGATCGGCCCCCTGGACGCGACCCTCAACTACACCAACCTCGATCATCGCAACGACGTCGACGACCGGCCATTGGATGCGCTTTCGCCGCACAGCCTGAACTTCGACCTGACGGTCCGGCCTCTGGTCGGCTTCCGGCTCAGCGTCTATGGCATGTTTGGATCGCAATCGTCCTGGTGGGATTCAAAGGCCGCTAAAGTCCTCGATATCCCCTCTTATTTCAATTTGGACGCCGTCTTGGCCTACGATTGGAAGATGATTCAGCTTTTCGTCAAGGCGACCAACCTGCTCAACGACTACTTCTATGTCGAGCCGATCTTCCCGTGGCGGGGACGGTTCATCGAATTCGGCGTTAAGATGAGAGCTTTCTGA
- a CDS encoding HDIG domain-containing protein, whose translation MTRQDALELLKTHLKNKNLIKHCLAVEACMNALAVRLGHDPAPWGLAGLIHDLDYELTEKSPELHTVETVKILEGLGFDPAVVHAVRAHAGKAPCENPMDWSIFAVDPLTGLIIAAALMHPERKLAAIDLEFVKRRFKEKSFAKGARREEIEECRHLGLDLNEFISIALGAMQGIAADLGL comes from the coding sequence ATGACCCGACAAGACGCCCTGGAGCTGCTCAAGACCCATCTCAAGAACAAGAACCTCATCAAGCACTGTCTGGCCGTCGAGGCCTGCATGAACGCGCTGGCCGTCCGGCTCGGCCACGATCCGGCGCCGTGGGGATTGGCCGGCCTCATCCACGATCTCGACTATGAGCTGACCGAGAAGAGCCCTGAGCTTCACACGGTCGAAACGGTCAAGATTCTGGAGGGCCTGGGCTTCGACCCGGCCGTCGTCCATGCCGTCCGGGCCCACGCCGGCAAGGCGCCGTGCGAGAACCCCATGGACTGGTCGATCTTCGCCGTCGATCCCCTGACCGGCCTCATCATCGCCGCCGCCCTGATGCATCCGGAGCGGAAGCTGGCCGCAATCGATCTGGAATTCGTCAAGCGGCGCTTCAAGGAGAAGAGCTTCGCCAAGGGCGCCCGCCGCGAAGAGATCGAAGAATGCCGCCACCTCGGCCTCGACCTGAACGAATTCATCAGTATCGCCCTCGGAGCGATGCAGGGGATCGCGGCCGACCTTGGGCTTTGA